Proteins found in one Haloarcula litorea genomic segment:
- a CDS encoding ATP-binding protein, with the protein MADYLRVTPTSEQLDAESIPRVLDSLHKLTTPGSSGLGAKLNPLNSETPPRFEFLAISDGPDEPVEFFYGADAHLDTVEKRLRSIYPSTFDIERVDVDVAARLIQPVELTPEEFVEHYEAGRLQYEFGPGEQYEHVDEEPADRDAANTDPVVDGGTVAATIPDHHVVLGDSVLELAPPETLPEDEQRPSIEKPTMTPRGTILARPAEDAVSPLGVQWCGSASRKQDWMTSLTPFTADESDGNLSSVDQPGAALATLIDHLMEATAPTAFQVVFQRRSSWQSDAEVRKEDLVDGRDTFFQEVVGSFLEVEDHRSDQDERQLSESVEKRIEYIDAKNAKRSFTANIRAVGVPADGSREDLDARMDSLLPVFDTLDGPFYEVEGQRLRESGFREKTKEKNARAALQRLLNRELTTGRGKARPELVLSGTELANFVLVPSSEQLTVEGTRGTRAEQQSRNPLPWPNPDLIQQFQDGMEIGYALDDNGEPRPDPIQIPPDLLPTHYGRFASTGGGKSKAIINDALSLRESTGGPVVLVDPKGDGMCENYLRCHYERFGGLDDVYHFRVPETIPAFSFFDIRPALEAGRNREDAIQDKVDHFHDILRMIMGREQYGQAFVANEILSYLIKALFDEEYGSDVFGLDDLFAASLRMQREQTIPPVSADNQNIEESLTRHFAKDNHQFQVSLDAVGNRLDKLKEDAHLRRIFSHVPEQNDAGEYVDNRFDFREFLDEDATIIFDLGDLRPEAQRAITLLLLSNLWDAVQVRRRDGQTDYEKLTNLIIEEAAPVASTKLVSEQLLPQGRSFGLSMGLVMQFPEQVRNRNERAYDEVLNNIKTKLIGNISIERDLAESLAHEDLSPTELRNRINTLPSGEWIAQLPSPSFGETGPPPFSLKPLPIAPGHPESAQPLTEPQEDHFESVSRPRMVERTAAQYGLTATTESSPAPEETGWGSSGADPAVSSADGDTGNDPNQSAFISQATSEDGSTSTTQPETDSESDGDHGEFSSLFGDPAASDEDPAGNQPEQPANGSTPVQDSGVPVPDDELRERGLSRDDVRFLSRVLDVMNREDDEYTLLKSMRQLRDDYEDLNLERLTEQELLDEGSAAGRKYYTVLPAGRDLLGKELNAGPGEGDLGEKTPHKVGVRLLESWLQQQDDVVRVEPYYEYDDGTVLDVAGVDDEGNLVWAGEAELASNNRHAPVEDYDKLSAVDGDAVWAFNTRETAIEVLGALADADRIDEPVSGRSARSFANIRDAVDEFDADGLTTVRGFKNLKEELES; encoded by the coding sequence ATGGCTGACTACCTGCGCGTCACTCCGACCTCTGAGCAACTCGATGCCGAGAGCATCCCCCGCGTCCTCGACAGTCTCCACAAACTGACGACGCCAGGGTCGTCAGGCCTCGGGGCGAAGCTGAACCCGCTCAACAGCGAGACACCGCCTCGGTTCGAGTTCCTCGCGATCAGTGATGGACCGGATGAGCCGGTGGAGTTCTTCTACGGCGCCGATGCTCACCTCGATACAGTCGAAAAGCGGCTCCGCTCGATCTACCCTTCCACGTTCGATATTGAACGCGTCGACGTCGATGTCGCCGCCCGGCTCATTCAGCCGGTCGAGTTGACACCTGAGGAATTCGTCGAGCACTATGAAGCCGGGCGGCTTCAGTACGAGTTTGGCCCAGGGGAGCAGTACGAGCACGTCGACGAAGAGCCGGCTGACCGCGACGCAGCCAATACGGACCCGGTCGTCGACGGCGGCACGGTAGCCGCCACAATTCCCGACCATCACGTTGTCCTCGGCGACTCTGTTCTCGAACTCGCCCCACCCGAAACACTCCCTGAGGACGAGCAGCGGCCATCGATCGAGAAACCGACGATGACGCCGAGGGGGACAATCCTGGCACGGCCAGCCGAGGACGCCGTCTCCCCGCTCGGTGTCCAGTGGTGTGGGTCCGCATCTCGGAAGCAGGATTGGATGACGTCGCTGACGCCGTTCACAGCGGACGAGTCAGACGGGAATCTCTCCTCGGTCGACCAACCCGGTGCCGCGCTCGCGACGCTCATCGACCACCTGATGGAGGCGACAGCACCGACTGCGTTCCAAGTCGTCTTCCAGCGACGCAGCAGCTGGCAGTCCGACGCGGAAGTGCGGAAAGAGGACCTCGTCGACGGCCGAGACACGTTCTTCCAGGAGGTCGTCGGCTCGTTCCTTGAGGTCGAGGACCATCGGAGCGACCAGGACGAACGACAACTCAGTGAGTCCGTCGAGAAACGGATCGAGTACATCGACGCGAAGAACGCCAAACGGTCGTTCACAGCCAACATCCGCGCCGTCGGCGTCCCTGCTGATGGCTCTCGCGAGGATCTCGATGCTCGCATGGATTCGCTCCTCCCGGTGTTCGATACGCTCGATGGGCCGTTCTACGAGGTGGAGGGACAACGGCTCCGGGAGAGTGGTTTTCGTGAGAAAACGAAGGAGAAGAACGCACGGGCCGCGCTCCAGCGTCTGCTCAATCGCGAGTTGACGACGGGACGGGGGAAGGCCCGGCCTGAGCTGGTCCTCAGCGGGACGGAGCTCGCGAACTTCGTCCTTGTCCCTTCCTCCGAACAGTTGACCGTTGAGGGAACCCGGGGAACCAGAGCCGAACAGCAGAGCCGCAATCCGCTCCCGTGGCCGAATCCCGACCTGATCCAGCAGTTCCAGGACGGGATGGAGATCGGGTACGCCCTCGACGATAACGGGGAGCCGCGACCGGATCCGATCCAAATCCCGCCAGATCTGTTGCCCACGCATTACGGGCGGTTCGCGTCGACTGGGGGCGGGAAGTCGAAGGCCATCATCAACGACGCCCTCTCCCTGCGCGAGTCGACCGGTGGCCCTGTCGTCCTCGTCGATCCGAAGGGTGACGGGATGTGCGAGAACTACCTGCGCTGCCACTACGAGCGGTTCGGTGGCCTGGACGACGTCTACCACTTCCGCGTCCCCGAGACGATTCCCGCGTTCTCGTTCTTCGACATCCGCCCCGCACTCGAGGCCGGTCGCAACCGGGAGGACGCGATTCAGGACAAGGTCGACCATTTCCACGATATCCTCCGGATGATTATGGGACGCGAGCAGTACGGGCAGGCGTTCGTCGCGAACGAGATCCTCAGCTACCTCATCAAGGCGCTGTTCGACGAGGAGTACGGAAGCGACGTGTTCGGCCTAGACGACCTCTTCGCCGCCTCCCTCCGGATGCAACGCGAGCAGACGATCCCTCCGGTCTCGGCGGACAACCAGAACATCGAGGAGTCGCTGACGCGCCACTTTGCGAAGGACAACCACCAGTTCCAGGTGTCGCTGGACGCCGTCGGGAACCGCCTCGACAAGCTCAAAGAGGACGCGCATCTCCGGCGGATCTTCAGCCACGTTCCCGAACAGAACGACGCCGGCGAGTACGTCGACAACCGGTTCGACTTCCGCGAGTTCCTCGATGAAGACGCGACGATCATCTTCGACTTAGGGGACCTCCGTCCGGAGGCCCAGCGTGCGATTACACTCCTCTTGCTGAGCAATCTCTGGGACGCCGTCCAGGTGCGCCGACGCGACGGCCAGACGGACTACGAGAAGCTCACCAACCTCATCATCGAGGAGGCGGCGCCGGTCGCGTCGACGAAGCTCGTCTCCGAACAGTTGCTGCCACAGGGCCGGTCGTTCGGCCTGAGCATGGGCCTCGTGATGCAGTTCCCCGAGCAGGTCCGGAATCGGAACGAGCGGGCCTACGACGAGGTGCTGAACAACATCAAGACGAAGCTCATCGGCAACATCTCGATCGAGCGAGACCTCGCGGAGTCGCTTGCCCACGAGGACCTCAGCCCGACCGAACTCCGCAACCGGATCAACACGCTCCCGAGTGGGGAGTGGATCGCCCAGCTCCCGAGCCCGTCGTTCGGAGAAACTGGGCCGCCGCCGTTCTCGCTGAAGCCGCTCCCGATTGCGCCGGGGCATCCAGAAAGCGCCCAGCCGCTCACAGAGCCGCAGGAAGACCATTTCGAGTCCGTCTCCCGGCCACGGATGGTCGAGCGCACAGCAGCCCAGTACGGACTAACAGCGACGACTGAATCGAGCCCTGCTCCGGAGGAGACGGGCTGGGGAAGTTCAGGAGCCGACCCGGCGGTCTCGTCGGCTGATGGAGATACGGGGAACGACCCGAACCAATCCGCGTTTATCAGCCAAGCGACGAGCGAGGACGGGTCGACGTCGACGACTCAACCCGAGACGGACAGCGAGTCCGATGGAGACCACGGGGAGTTCAGTTCGTTGTTCGGAGACCCCGCTGCTAGCGACGAGGACCCAGCTGGCAACCAGCCGGAGCAACCGGCGAACGGATCGACGCCCGTTCAGGACAGCGGCGTACCCGTTCCCGATGACGAGCTTCGAGAACGCGGGCTTAGTCGCGATGACGTGCGATTCCTGAGCCGAGTCCTCGACGTGATGAACAGAGAGGACGACGAGTACACGCTCTTGAAGAGTATGCGCCAGCTGCGGGACGACTACGAGGACCTCAATCTGGAGCGGCTCACGGAACAGGAGCTACTGGACGAGGGATCTGCAGCGGGGCGCAAGTACTACACCGTGCTTCCGGCCGGACGAGATCTCCTCGGCAAGGAACTGAACGCCGGCCCCGGCGAGGGTGACCTCGGCGAAAAAACCCCGCACAAGGTCGGCGTCCGGCTCCTCGAGTCGTGGCTCCAGCAGCAGGACGACGTGGTTCGCGTCGAACCGTACTACGAATACGACGATGGAACGGTACTGGATGTAGCCGGGGTCGACGATGAGGGCAATCTGGTCTGGGCAGGTGAAGCGGAGCTCGCGAGTAACAACAGGCACGCCCCAGTCGAGGATTACGACAAGCTCAGCGCCGTGGACGGCGACGCAGTCTGGGCGTTCAACACTCGGGAGACGGCCATCGAGGTGCTTGGCGCGCTGGCTGACGCCGACAGGATCGACGAGCCTGTCAGTGGGCGGTCGGCGCGGTCGTTCGCGAACATCAGAGACGCCGTCGACGAATTCGATGCTGACGGCCTGACCACCGTTCGAGGTTTCAAAAATCTCAAAGAGGAACTCGAGTCATGA
- a CDS encoding DNA primase, with product MTWRQATREEIYAYYAEEFPRYVDDLPDFISATGPKQYAVAFREAHPVRTDEVPDKDFIRRDTWQTDPSGDRTTAEFSSFEEVVEFIRHPARNDPLGRSEFALADPEVLEQPDPRPDAVYYALDHWERPWVLLVDIDAKEIARKRAADAVSDDVDDRDDEALLDAAGILDAEPIGYPYAFEDVDQAIEYGFEVRDIFEDDFDAEETMVVYSGQGVHVYLLDTDTAHRYDEQSREVLNDLLLETYDIPIDPVVTADRRRVARLPYSLHADVCSIVQPIESPAFDVRSATPEVIDE from the coding sequence ATGACGTGGCGACAGGCAACTCGTGAGGAGATTTACGCCTACTACGCCGAGGAGTTTCCCCGCTATGTCGATGACCTGCCGGACTTCATCTCGGCGACGGGCCCGAAGCAGTACGCCGTCGCCTTCCGCGAGGCCCACCCGGTGCGCACCGACGAGGTGCCGGATAAGGACTTCATCCGGCGAGATACGTGGCAAACGGATCCATCGGGAGATCGAACGACTGCCGAGTTCAGCAGCTTCGAGGAAGTCGTTGAGTTCATTCGCCATCCCGCACGGAACGACCCGCTCGGTCGAAGCGAATTCGCACTCGCTGACCCAGAAGTCTTGGAGCAACCGGATCCACGCCCCGACGCTGTCTACTACGCACTCGATCACTGGGAGCGACCGTGGGTCCTCCTCGTCGATATCGACGCCAAGGAGATCGCTCGAAAACGAGCCGCGGATGCCGTCTCGGACGACGTCGATGATCGAGATGACGAGGCGCTTCTTGACGCCGCCGGCATCCTCGACGCCGAGCCAATCGGGTATCCGTACGCCTTCGAAGACGTCGACCAAGCCATCGAGTACGGGTTCGAGGTGCGAGACATCTTTGAGGACGATTTCGACGCCGAGGAGACGATGGTCGTGTACAGCGGGCAGGGTGTCCACGTCTACCTCCTCGATACGGACACGGCGCACCGGTACGACGAGCAGAGCCGTGAGGTGTTGAACGACCTCCTCCTCGAGACGTACGACATCCCGATCGACCCCGTCGTGACGGCCGACCGCCGGCGCGTCGCCCGCCTGCCCTACTCGCTGCACGCCGACGTCTGTAGCATCGTCCAGCCCATCGAGAGCCCGGCGTTCGACGTGCGGTCGGCCACACCCGAGGTGATCGACGAATGA
- a CDS encoding primase-associated protein, which produces MSPSTPTDDEDAAYRVAALPLEYGNTRINQLFTRGYNRYVVEGEDQPEDLVNDLERFGTAAFKEQVRADAAKEPFVDEPGTLAVLATLSAICVKEHPKFEHASPRNIQVLYDIRELYVNNLASLIRARGDGALQQDIADVLYSKEPGEDGPHPGRVCTGITEMPEFGEGLYLEIPMAAASRKCLVREDQGSTGSDDGGEILTRVKDNKLYVPVGDFDSKYRDYAERAFKKLLRVQEDGLSDDQLTWLTTNQSAITERIDRFLETGHHERIWRNWDRGERTIRVLRRALSDAPDDVAQKGEFHSAKELYRAVEAYETEDDWESSVTDWISSPSSLAKTLADHESHSAVTIDRDGRVNTYRIGRAGTGAEQIEVREIEDLFELPCMANMEERLHEKKPVRKDLYNFARMVMWLPQYQDSSLGEIVADLKDVFSRWPWYDEQETEYQVRYEFSNTIDGDTPLPMNCDNDDLQRYCIGQDQCPYSIWGSLPFPDEMYDQVEEESAGPTEQF; this is translated from the coding sequence ATGAGCCCCAGTACGCCCACTGACGACGAGGACGCAGCGTATCGGGTCGCAGCACTCCCGTTGGAGTACGGCAACACCCGCATCAATCAGCTGTTTACGCGTGGCTACAACCGATACGTCGTCGAGGGTGAGGATCAGCCCGAGGACCTCGTGAACGATCTCGAGCGGTTCGGTACGGCGGCGTTCAAAGAGCAGGTTCGTGCCGACGCCGCGAAGGAGCCGTTCGTCGACGAGCCCGGGACGCTCGCCGTGCTTGCAACGCTGAGTGCGATCTGTGTAAAGGAGCACCCGAAGTTCGAGCACGCGTCGCCACGGAACATCCAGGTGCTCTACGACATCCGGGAGCTGTACGTCAACAACCTCGCCTCCCTCATCCGTGCTCGCGGTGATGGGGCGCTCCAGCAGGACATCGCCGACGTGCTGTACAGCAAGGAACCCGGCGAGGATGGGCCGCATCCCGGCCGGGTCTGTACGGGCATCACAGAGATGCCGGAGTTCGGGGAAGGCCTCTACCTCGAAATCCCGATGGCCGCAGCGTCACGCAAATGTCTCGTTCGGGAGGACCAGGGGTCGACGGGGAGTGACGATGGCGGGGAGATACTGACGCGAGTGAAAGACAACAAGCTGTACGTCCCGGTCGGTGATTTCGACAGCAAGTATCGGGACTACGCCGAGCGGGCGTTCAAGAAGCTCCTGCGGGTGCAAGAAGACGGGCTCTCCGACGACCAGCTGACGTGGTTGACCACGAACCAGTCGGCGATCACGGAACGGATCGACCGCTTTCTCGAAACCGGTCATCACGAGCGTATCTGGCGGAACTGGGACCGTGGGGAACGAACGATCCGAGTGCTTCGTCGGGCGCTGAGTGACGCCCCTGACGACGTCGCCCAGAAAGGAGAGTTCCATTCGGCGAAAGAGCTCTATCGAGCGGTGGAAGCGTACGAGACCGAGGACGACTGGGAATCATCCGTGACGGATTGGATATCGAGTCCGAGCAGTCTCGCGAAGACGCTAGCCGACCACGAGTCCCACTCGGCCGTCACCATCGACCGCGATGGGCGCGTCAATACGTACCGAATCGGGCGAGCCGGGACTGGTGCCGAACAGATCGAGGTGCGGGAGATTGAGGATCTCTTCGAACTCCCCTGTATGGCGAATATGGAGGAGCGGTTACACGAGAAGAAGCCCGTACGGAAGGACCTCTACAACTTTGCGCGGATGGTGATGTGGCTCCCCCAGTATCAGGACAGCAGCCTCGGCGAGATCGTCGCAGACCTCAAGGATGTCTTCTCTCGGTGGCCGTGGTACGACGAACAGGAGACCGAGTACCAGGTTCGATACGAGTTCTCGAACACGATCGACGGCGACACGCCGTTGCCGATGAACTGCGATAACGACGATCTGCAGCGCTACTGCATCGGCCAGGACCAGTGTCCCTACTCCATTTGGGGCAGCCTCCCGTTCCCGGACGAGATGTACGATCAGGTTGAGGAGGAATCCGCTGGGCCTACTGAGCAATTCTAA
- a CDS encoding DUF7558 family protein produces MQQTLVGCAFCDAPPGTETGEAHTWGQDERVTHPICVDCAIQTEPNPEERDHVACDGCGLVVDTLAALTRFRVELGHLEGPLQLCARCSPGGLATYWTRDLEEHMVEQ; encoded by the coding sequence ATGCAGCAAACGCTCGTCGGCTGTGCGTTCTGCGACGCTCCGCCCGGTACCGAGACTGGCGAAGCCCACACCTGGGGACAGGACGAACGGGTCACCCACCCGATCTGCGTCGACTGTGCGATTCAGACGGAGCCGAATCCCGAGGAGCGCGATCACGTCGCCTGTGACGGCTGTGGCCTGGTCGTCGACACGCTTGCGGCGCTCACCCGGTTCCGGGTGGAACTCGGGCACCTCGAAGGACCGTTGCAGCTGTGCGCCCGCTGTAGTCCGGGCGGGCTCGCGACGTACTGGACGCGCGACCTGGAGGAGCATATGGTTGAGCAGTAG
- a CDS encoding MarR family transcriptional regulator: protein MPIDIETFEASPEDHLQRSGETNADRVMRFLAAHPDQAFTQSEIRDATDVKAGSISVVLSRLEDRGLVRHKGNYWALGEVDDVAAYASMLESTRAANDRFGEEDIDEWLEHAVDDEDEATE from the coding sequence ATGCCCATCGACATCGAGACCTTCGAAGCCTCCCCCGAGGATCACCTCCAGCGCTCCGGGGAGACGAACGCGGACCGCGTGATGCGCTTCCTCGCTGCGCACCCTGACCAGGCGTTCACGCAGAGCGAGATTCGCGACGCAACTGACGTCAAAGCAGGGAGCATCAGTGTCGTCCTCTCCCGCCTCGAAGACCGAGGGCTCGTCCGGCACAAGGGCAATTACTGGGCGCTCGGTGAGGTCGATGATGTCGCCGCGTACGCCAGCATGCTCGAGAGTACGCGAGCGGCCAACGACCGTTTCGGTGAAGAGGACATAGACGAATGGTTGGAGCACGCTGTCGACGACGAGGACGAGGCGACTGAATGA
- a CDS encoding type II toxin-antitoxin system PemK/MazF family toxin produces MSYQRGDVVWGPDPFKSGENPRPWLILNNDTHPFGDEEYMTVTLTTTPHDEGIPLDDTDWVEGGMPRQSYASPWAIASPKHAAIVRRQGRLEESFVQTVVDALEAYLESPTED; encoded by the coding sequence ATGAGCTATCAGCGTGGGGATGTCGTCTGGGGACCTGACCCGTTCAAGTCGGGAGAGAACCCTCGTCCGTGGCTGATTCTCAACAACGACACGCATCCATTCGGTGACGAGGAGTATATGACGGTCACACTCACGACGACACCCCACGACGAGGGGATTCCCCTCGACGACACCGACTGGGTCGAGGGCGGGATGCCTCGGCAGAGTTACGCCTCGCCGTGGGCCATCGCGTCGCCGAAGCACGCCGCGATTGTTCGACGCCAGGGCCGCCTCGAGGAGTCGTTCGTCCAGACCGTCGTCGACGCACTCGAAGCGTATCTCGAATCACCGACCGAGGACTGA